A genome region from Nocardiopsis exhalans includes the following:
- a CDS encoding GNAT family N-acetyltransferase, protein MSENQRVDPSSPSKRDWTVRHSDADEFAEAGRVFGQALLIPEDIDSMLERMRLLHDALGYERLLVAVDEAEGDQEVIGTTNHFPFEMTMPGGRVPVAGVTGVGVWPTHRRQGVLSALMRRQLADIHADGVRYAALWASEGSIYERFGYGNACTELDTSLTRPHSALRADAPRDPDLRVVLREPERVRTDLERVHEAVSANQVGQFRRTKPWWDRALFDGPSRREDKGPLIAAVVGNAEGPLGYALYRTKAKWYEGGAQGEVHVQEITATTPAAWTALFEHLFSRDLVVKVFLPTLPVDCPLHHLLPDRGRAVATHYPSLWVRLVDLAGALSERPYAAPFEGILAVTDRHAPWNAGRWRIKADTEGARVELTDAEPDLSLDVHHLGAAHLGQTPLTGFLRAGLITEHTPGTVARLDAALHRFDAPFCGVIF, encoded by the coding sequence ATGAGTGAGAACCAGAGGGTGGACCCCAGCAGCCCGTCGAAGCGTGACTGGACCGTACGGCACAGCGACGCGGACGAGTTCGCCGAGGCGGGCCGGGTCTTCGGGCAGGCCCTGCTGATCCCCGAGGACATCGACTCGATGCTGGAGCGGATGCGTCTGCTGCACGACGCCCTGGGCTACGAACGGCTCCTGGTCGCCGTGGACGAAGCCGAGGGTGACCAGGAGGTCATCGGCACCACCAACCACTTCCCCTTCGAGATGACCATGCCGGGCGGCCGCGTCCCCGTGGCCGGGGTGACCGGCGTGGGCGTGTGGCCCACCCACCGCAGACAGGGGGTGCTCAGCGCCCTCATGCGCCGCCAGCTCGCCGACATCCACGCCGACGGGGTGCGCTACGCCGCCCTGTGGGCCTCGGAGGGCTCCATCTACGAGCGCTTCGGCTACGGCAACGCCTGCACGGAACTGGACACCAGCCTCACCCGGCCGCACAGCGCCCTGCGCGCCGACGCACCCCGGGACCCGGACCTGCGGGTCGTCCTGCGCGAACCGGAGCGGGTGCGCACCGACCTCGAACGCGTGCACGAGGCCGTCTCGGCGAACCAGGTCGGCCAGTTCCGCCGCACCAAGCCCTGGTGGGACCGCGCCCTGTTCGACGGCCCGAGCCGCCGCGAGGACAAGGGGCCGCTGATCGCGGCCGTCGTCGGCAACGCCGAAGGCCCCCTCGGCTACGCCCTGTACCGGACCAAGGCCAAGTGGTACGAGGGCGGCGCCCAGGGCGAAGTACACGTCCAGGAGATCACCGCCACCACCCCGGCCGCCTGGACCGCCCTGTTCGAGCACCTGTTCAGCCGCGACCTGGTCGTCAAGGTCTTCCTGCCCACCCTGCCCGTGGACTGCCCGCTGCACCACCTGCTCCCGGACCGCGGCCGGGCCGTGGCCACCCACTACCCCTCTCTGTGGGTGCGCCTGGTGGACCTGGCCGGAGCCCTGTCGGAGCGGCCCTACGCCGCGCCCTTCGAGGGGATCCTGGCCGTCACCGACCGCCACGCCCCCTGGAACGCCGGACGCTGGCGGATCAAGGCCGACACCGAGGGCGCGCGGGTCGAGCTCACCGATGCCGAACCCGACCTGTCCCTGGACGTGCACCACCTGGGCGCCGCCCACCTCGGCCAGACCCCGCTCACCGGTTTCCTGCGCGCGGGCCTGATCACCGAGCACACCCCGGGCACGGTCGCCCGTCTGGACGCGGCCCTGCACCGGTTCGACGCGCCCTTCTGCGGGGTCATCTTCTAG
- a CDS encoding GNAT family N-acetyltransferase encodes MDAQRAPQHPRDTPWTVRGVTPEEFPDVVGVYAEPMILSAEDELTTEREHPLAEHDRILVALDGERMVGTTASYTLEMTLPGGPRRVAGITGVGVWPTHRRRGILTALMTRQLTDIHARGEAVAAMWASEGAIYGRYGFGLAAFELSARIRAPYAMLSPAAQGDPELTVELLPSAQARPTLARLHREAAATRIGQFQRGDSWWGRILGNGAPWAAVVSGPDGPLGYALYATTNGWSEDGTDSLVTVKEVVSATSAARVALYQHLLSRDLVTRIAFSALPADDPLTLLVADRNRLVEQTSGSLRVRLVDLPRALTDRPYAAPVEVTMAVTDRYAPWNTGTWHLSADRDGAACERVPRSADLSLDVVHLGSVHLGQRSVSALVEAGLVHEHTPGAAARLDTALHVPRAAFCGQLF; translated from the coding sequence ATGGACGCACAGCGAGCCCCCCAGCACCCCCGTGACACGCCCTGGACCGTTCGGGGCGTCACCCCCGAGGAGTTCCCCGACGTGGTCGGGGTGTACGCCGAGCCCATGATCCTCTCCGCCGAGGACGAACTCACCACCGAACGCGAACACCCGCTCGCCGAACACGACCGGATCCTGGTCGCCCTGGACGGCGAACGCATGGTCGGTACCACCGCCTCCTACACCCTGGAGATGACCCTGCCCGGCGGGCCGCGCAGGGTCGCCGGGATCACCGGGGTCGGGGTGTGGCCCACCCACCGCCGCCGCGGGATCCTCACCGCGCTCATGACCCGCCAGCTCACCGACATCCACGCCCGGGGCGAGGCGGTCGCCGCCATGTGGGCCTCCGAGGGCGCCATCTACGGCCGCTACGGCTTCGGCCTGGCCGCCTTCGAACTCTCCGCCCGGATCCGCGCCCCCTACGCCATGCTGAGTCCCGCCGCGCAGGGCGACCCCGAACTCACCGTCGAACTGCTGCCCTCCGCACAGGCCCGCCCGACCCTGGCCCGGCTGCACCGCGAGGCCGCCGCCACCCGCATCGGCCAGTTCCAGCGGGGCGACTCCTGGTGGGGACGCATCCTCGGCAACGGCGCCCCCTGGGCCGCGGTGGTCAGCGGCCCCGACGGGCCTCTGGGCTATGCCCTCTACGCCACCACCAACGGATGGTCCGAGGACGGCACCGACTCCCTGGTCACCGTCAAGGAGGTCGTGTCCGCGACCTCCGCCGCACGGGTCGCCCTTTACCAGCACCTCCTCTCCCGGGACCTGGTCACCCGCATCGCCTTCTCGGCACTGCCCGCCGACGACCCCCTCACCCTCCTGGTCGCCGACCGCAACCGCCTGGTGGAGCAGACCAGCGGCTCCCTCCGGGTCCGCCTGGTCGATCTGCCCCGCGCCCTCACCGACCGCCCCTACGCCGCCCCGGTCGAGGTGACCATGGCCGTCACCGACCGCTACGCCCCCTGGAACACCGGCACCTGGCACCTGAGCGCGGACCGCGACGGCGCCGCCTGCGAACGGGTCCCCCGGTCCGCCGACCTGTCCCTGGACGTGGTCCACCTGGGCTCGGTCCACCTGGGGCAGCGCTCGGTGTCGGCCCTGGTCGAGGCCGGGCTGGTCCACGAACACACCCCCGGCGCGGCCGCCCGCCTGGACACCGCCCTGCACGTACCCCGCGCCGCCTTCTGCGGGCAGCTCTTCTGA
- a CDS encoding RraA family protein, giving the protein MPDAPQDSSGRPSPVVPEGVGCADLVDAMVRLHGHRADLLPLTSPTPGRPLFGRAATIAYLPFRDDFAEGNRLGFAGWFYRAVGEEPSGGVLVLSSGGYPDASHGGATKLSRLANHGLAGLLTDGRLRDLDELGASGLSVWCSGEATRWGGDTVAPYAANVPVQVGGVTVTPGDFVYADRSGAVVVPAASLDRVLAEAQKIRETDLGFLSSIRDEDPEALRRGQDSSTER; this is encoded by the coding sequence ATGCCCGACGCACCGCAGGACAGCAGTGGACGACCGTCTCCCGTGGTCCCCGAGGGGGTGGGCTGCGCCGACCTGGTGGACGCGATGGTCCGCCTGCACGGGCATCGCGCGGACCTGCTGCCGCTGACCAGTCCCACCCCGGGGCGGCCGCTGTTCGGCCGCGCCGCGACCATCGCCTACCTGCCCTTCCGGGACGACTTCGCCGAGGGCAACCGGCTGGGTTTCGCCGGGTGGTTCTACCGTGCCGTGGGCGAGGAGCCGAGCGGCGGGGTGCTGGTGCTCTCCAGCGGCGGCTACCCGGACGCCTCCCACGGGGGCGCCACCAAACTGTCCCGGCTGGCCAACCACGGGCTGGCGGGGCTGCTCACCGACGGGCGCCTGCGCGACCTCGACGAACTCGGCGCGAGCGGGCTGTCCGTGTGGTGTTCGGGTGAGGCCACCCGGTGGGGCGGGGACACCGTGGCTCCCTACGCCGCGAACGTCCCGGTCCAGGTGGGCGGGGTGACGGTTACGCCGGGCGACTTCGTCTACGCGGACCGGTCGGGGGCGGTGGTCGTCCCCGCCGCCAGCCTGGACCGGGTGCTGGCCGAGGCGCAGAAGATCCGCGAGACCGACCTGGGTTTCCTGTCCTCCATCCGCGATGAGGACCCCGAGGCGCTCCGCCGGGGCCAGGACAGCAGCACCGAACGTTGA
- a CDS encoding N-acetylglucosamine kinase, with protein sequence MDAGGTTTRALVTTLDGERLGEARAGGANPNTHGPEHAAEQLTEAIGTALDRAGPSARDAVAATVVGLAGYSGLRDEAVRARLERALGKAGLATSGQEFTGDDAIAFAAGTAEHDGTVLIAGTGAIATRIEDRQRSRSADGMGWLIGDEGSAFWIGHQAAKETARQLGRGGELSPLARAVAKRVIPGQRPSGPDQWPEEHARDFARTLTAAPPISLAELAPLVTEAHAFEDGAAVVIVNAAAGHLAQSVHQVRVPGEPLPVVLSGGVLTYSAPVREALTHKLTMGTGAPVILAGCTAGGAAWLAALRAGADERDVDLHGVFTRSGDDRVGA encoded by the coding sequence GTGGACGCCGGTGGCACCACCACCCGCGCCCTGGTGACCACCCTGGACGGTGAGCGCCTGGGCGAGGCCCGGGCTGGCGGCGCCAACCCCAACACCCACGGCCCCGAGCACGCGGCCGAACAGCTCACCGAGGCGATCGGCACCGCGCTGGACCGGGCCGGGCCCAGCGCGCGCGATGCCGTGGCGGCGACCGTGGTCGGGCTGGCCGGGTACTCCGGTCTGCGCGACGAGGCCGTCCGGGCCAGACTGGAGCGTGCGCTGGGCAAAGCCGGGCTGGCCACCAGCGGGCAGGAGTTCACCGGTGACGACGCCATCGCCTTCGCCGCGGGTACCGCCGAGCACGACGGTACCGTCCTGATCGCCGGGACCGGAGCGATCGCCACCCGGATCGAGGACCGGCAGCGCAGCCGGTCCGCGGACGGTATGGGCTGGCTGATCGGTGACGAGGGTTCGGCGTTCTGGATCGGACACCAGGCGGCCAAGGAGACGGCCCGCCAGCTCGGCCGCGGCGGAGAGCTCAGCCCGCTGGCCCGCGCGGTGGCCAAGCGGGTCATCCCCGGACAGCGTCCGAGCGGCCCGGATCAGTGGCCCGAGGAGCACGCCCGCGACTTCGCCCGGACCCTCACCGCGGCTCCCCCGATCAGCCTCGCCGAACTCGCCCCGCTGGTCACCGAGGCGCACGCGTTCGAGGACGGGGCGGCCGTGGTGATCGTGAACGCGGCCGCGGGCCACCTGGCGCAGTCGGTGCATCAGGTGCGGGTTCCGGGCGAGCCCCTGCCCGTGGTGCTGTCTGGCGGGGTGCTCACCTACTCCGCGCCGGTTCGGGAAGCGCTGACCCACAAGCTCACCATGGGGACCGGGGCGCCGGTGATACTGGCCGGATGCACCGCCGGGGGCGCCGCCTGGCTGGCGGCGCTGCGCGCGGGAGCCGACGAGCGTGATGTGGACCTGCACGGAGTGTTCACCCGCTCCGGGGATGACCGGGTCGGGGCCTGA
- a CDS encoding TetR/AcrR family transcriptional regulator: MNSGPRPVLSRTVIAETALAVLDERGEEALTLREVARGLDVKASSLYNHVRSKSEILDLVTELISSQVDLTLLHDQNWREALRGFAGVYRKAFLAHPNAAAVIARRAVNTPSSLRYYSTAVETLTKAGWSRAQALEIVLAVDYIVMGSIIVPFSTGFVAAPHEYGPEYAPLADAIAAVDPATIDDQVFASTLDRYLAGLGGPDGE; this comes from the coding sequence ATGAACAGCGGACCACGACCGGTCCTGAGCCGCACGGTGATCGCCGAGACGGCGCTCGCCGTGCTCGACGAGCGGGGCGAGGAAGCGCTCACCCTGCGCGAGGTCGCCCGGGGGCTGGACGTGAAGGCCTCCTCGCTTTACAACCACGTCCGGTCCAAGTCCGAGATCCTCGACCTGGTCACCGAACTGATCAGCTCCCAGGTGGACCTGACACTCCTGCACGACCAGAACTGGCGGGAGGCGCTGCGCGGCTTCGCCGGCGTCTACCGCAAGGCCTTCCTCGCGCACCCCAACGCGGCGGCGGTGATCGCCCGCCGCGCCGTCAACACCCCTTCATCCCTGCGGTACTACTCCACCGCCGTGGAGACCCTGACCAAGGCCGGATGGTCCCGCGCCCAGGCCCTGGAGATCGTGCTCGCCGTCGACTACATCGTCATGGGATCGATCATCGTCCCCTTCAGCACCGGGTTCGTCGCGGCCCCGCACGAGTACGGCCCCGAGTACGCCCCGCTGGCCGACGCCATCGCGGCCGTGGACCCCGCGACCATAGACGACCAGGTGTTCGCCTCCACCCTTGACCGTTACCTGGCCGGGCTGGGCGGACCCGACGGGGAATGA
- a CDS encoding cytosine permease, which produces MSQTSRSGSPAAPLPPVPAGGGHGGDTSGLPLLRGERTWGFGSFTSVNVSMAIATWAFLTGGSIALFVGAQAAVATMVVGNLVGVVLVALTTCIPSAKYGVEQFVALRSVFGRNGVRLLLAVLMPCLLATWNAILAIMIGRALTNVSNALLGTELRQDSPVVIGLCLLALALAWILLLRGSSAVSRVNNLVAPVLAVVTLLMLAVILREHGPAELAALAPLDPVGLPLLDYTIALELCLGAGFSWWAITGNLARLTPTPRVAFWPNLIGLFAASTVAGLVGCFAALAFDSSDPTTWLIPIGGVALGSLALLFVAFANLTSMLGQTYSGALSVQRLHQGLRRLPWSVLAALLLVPAAVMVFFPGGVYDLFFRFLALVSLVIAPLCAVYFADFYLLRRRTLHLRDLYTDDSESRYGFWRGFNPVAFVSVAAGTLTYLSLLNPFTFESAALFPYLTASLPAFAATALVHVLLTRTVVRPMNKGGYR; this is translated from the coding sequence ATGAGCCAGACATCACGCTCCGGCTCTCCCGCCGCACCCCTGCCCCCGGTTCCCGCAGGCGGGGGCCACGGCGGTGACACCAGCGGACTCCCGCTGCTGCGCGGCGAGCGCACCTGGGGTTTTGGGAGCTTCACCTCGGTCAACGTCAGCATGGCCATCGCCACCTGGGCCTTCCTCACCGGCGGCAGCATCGCCCTGTTCGTCGGCGCCCAGGCCGCGGTCGCCACGATGGTCGTCGGCAACCTCGTCGGGGTGGTCCTGGTCGCGCTGACCACCTGTATCCCCTCCGCCAAGTACGGGGTGGAACAGTTCGTGGCGCTGCGCAGCGTCTTCGGCCGCAACGGCGTCCGACTCCTGCTCGCGGTCCTGATGCCCTGCCTGCTGGCCACCTGGAACGCCATCCTGGCGATCATGATCGGCCGCGCGCTGACCAACGTCTCCAACGCGCTCCTGGGCACCGAGCTGCGCCAGGACTCCCCCGTGGTGATCGGGCTGTGCCTGCTCGCCCTGGCCCTGGCCTGGATCCTGCTGCTACGCGGTTCCAGCGCCGTGAGCCGGGTCAACAACCTGGTCGCCCCGGTCCTGGCCGTGGTCACCCTGCTGATGCTGGCCGTGATCCTGCGCGAGCACGGCCCGGCCGAGCTCGCCGCCCTGGCCCCGCTCGACCCCGTGGGCCTGCCGCTGCTGGACTACACGATCGCCCTCGAACTCTGCCTCGGCGCGGGCTTCTCCTGGTGGGCCATCACCGGAAACCTGGCCCGGCTGACCCCCACCCCGAGGGTGGCGTTCTGGCCCAACCTCATCGGCCTGTTCGCGGCCAGCACCGTGGCCGGACTGGTCGGCTGCTTCGCCGCCCTGGCCTTCGACTCCAGCGATCCCACCACGTGGCTGATCCCGATCGGCGGGGTGGCGCTGGGCTCGCTGGCGCTGCTCTTCGTCGCCTTCGCCAACCTCACCAGCATGCTCGGCCAGACCTACTCCGGCGCCCTGTCCGTGCAGCGTCTGCACCAGGGGTTGCGGCGGCTGCCCTGGTCCGTGCTGGCCGCGCTGCTGCTGGTCCCGGCGGCCGTGATGGTGTTCTTCCCCGGCGGGGTCTACGACCTGTTCTTCCGGTTCCTGGCACTGGTGTCGCTGGTGATCGCGCCCCTGTGCGCGGTGTACTTCGCCGACTTCTACCTGCTGCGCCGCCGCACGCTGCACCTGCGCGACCTCTACACCGACGACAGCGAGTCCCGCTACGGGTTCTGGCGCGGGTTCAACCCGGTCGCCTTCGTCTCCGTGGCGGCGGGCACGCTCACCTACCTGTCCCTGCTCAATCCCTTCACTTTCGAGAGCGCCGCGCTCTTCCCGTACCTGACCGCCTCACTGCCCGCCTTCGCCGCCACGGCGCTGGTGCACGTGCTGCTGACCAGGACCGTCGTCCGACCAATGAACAAGGGAGGCTACCGATGA
- a CDS encoding amidohydrolase produces MSPAPDLLIRGARIRTMDHDRPAATAVAVRAGTIVAVGDDTDVVPLADRRTEVVDGRGLTVTPGLVDSHQHPVLALSNARGVDLTGIEDLDVLRAALRAHCADLPADAWVIGYGTEYTAFSPRTPHREDIDEAVGGRPALLSMIDVHNALLSSEGLRRAGITGPVEFADRSSIDVDGDERPTGYLCEMSAVFLAREAIPAMDVQTSARELRRVLAEQNALGLTGLHILDLVPQTVEVLELLDRRGELPARVLLAPWALPGQVPDTLETVRELQSRSGHLWRTAAVKFLLDGTIDGGAAWLHHPDCQGEGKRPLWRDPEGYRLAVQAVAGLGLPSFTHAIGDQAVTYALDTYGQVGRPALGRHRIEHAELVRDEDVPRFAELDVVASMQPTHMDWTLPDLSDNWSARVGAERHTRAWRYGDIVAAGGRVALGSDWPVAAFDPRPVMAGARLRRPAGDHERGAVGSSPSLTPAQALAGYTRWAAYGTGEEESAGVVREGARADLTVFAGDPLTTGADELPDLPVALTVVDGRVVHRGAGQG; encoded by the coding sequence ATGAGCCCCGCACCCGATCTCCTCATCCGCGGCGCCCGGATCCGCACCATGGACCACGACCGCCCCGCCGCCACCGCCGTCGCCGTGCGCGCGGGCACCATCGTCGCAGTGGGGGACGACACCGACGTGGTCCCGCTGGCGGATCGCCGAACCGAGGTGGTCGACGGTCGGGGCCTCACTGTCACGCCCGGCCTGGTCGACTCCCACCAGCACCCGGTACTGGCGCTCTCCAACGCCCGGGGGGTGGACCTGACCGGGATCGAGGACCTCGATGTCCTGCGCGCCGCGTTGCGCGCCCACTGCGCGGACCTGCCCGCGGACGCCTGGGTGATCGGCTACGGCACGGAGTACACCGCGTTCTCCCCCCGTACCCCGCACCGCGAGGACATCGACGAGGCCGTGGGCGGGCGACCCGCCCTGCTGTCCATGATCGACGTGCACAACGCGCTGCTGAGCAGCGAGGGGCTGCGCCGCGCGGGGATCACCGGGCCGGTGGAGTTCGCCGACCGCTCCTCGATCGACGTGGACGGGGACGAGCGGCCCACCGGCTACCTGTGCGAGATGTCGGCGGTGTTCCTGGCCCGCGAGGCGATCCCCGCGATGGACGTGCAGACCAGTGCCAGGGAGCTGCGGCGCGTACTGGCCGAGCAGAACGCGCTGGGCCTGACCGGGCTGCACATCCTGGACCTGGTCCCGCAGACCGTGGAGGTCCTGGAACTGCTGGACCGGCGCGGCGAACTGCCCGCCCGCGTCCTCCTGGCCCCCTGGGCGCTGCCCGGTCAGGTTCCCGACACCCTGGAGACCGTGCGCGAGCTCCAGTCCCGATCCGGCCACCTGTGGCGAACCGCCGCGGTGAAGTTCCTGCTGGACGGCACCATCGACGGCGGTGCGGCCTGGCTGCACCACCCCGACTGCCAAGGAGAGGGCAAGCGGCCCCTGTGGCGCGACCCCGAGGGCTACCGCCTGGCCGTGCAGGCGGTAGCCGGGCTGGGCCTGCCCTCCTTCACCCACGCCATCGGAGACCAGGCGGTCACCTACGCCCTGGACACCTACGGCCAGGTGGGGCGGCCCGCGCTGGGGCGGCACCGGATCGAGCACGCCGAACTGGTCCGTGACGAGGACGTGCCCCGCTTCGCCGAGCTGGACGTGGTCGCCTCGATGCAGCCCACCCACATGGACTGGACGCTGCCGGACCTGTCCGACAACTGGTCCGCGCGGGTGGGCGCCGAGCGGCACACGCGTGCCTGGCGGTACGGCGACATCGTCGCGGCGGGCGGCCGGGTGGCGCTGGGTTCGGACTGGCCGGTGGCGGCCTTCGACCCGCGCCCGGTGATGGCCGGGGCCCGGCTGCGCCGCCCCGCCGGAGACCACGAACGCGGCGCGGTCGGCTCCTCCCCTTCGCTCACCCCGGCTCAGGCCCTGGCGGGGTACACCCGCTGGGCCGCCTACGGAACGGGCGAGGAGGAGAGTGCGGGGGTCGTGCGCGAGGGGGCCCGCGCCGACCTGACCGTCTTCGCCGGTGACCCGCTCACCACTGGAGCCGACGAGCTTCCGGACCTGCCGGTGGCCCTGACGGTGGTCGACGGGCGGGTGGTGCACCGGGGTGCGGGCCAGGGGTAA
- a CDS encoding siderophore-interacting protein, protein MTERQARPKRTVHTGRVERVEQLTPHMIRVFLGGEGLSEFATGGATDSYVKLLFPAPGPGDPEPYDLDVIRAERPRSEWPVTRTYTVRSWDARTRELAIDFVHHGDVGLAGVWAAGAKPGDQLRFLGPGGGYAPDPEADWHLLAGDESALPAIAASLEGLPEGRPAHVFVEVENAAEEQPLAERDNIHVTWLHREGGAPGSRLVPAVRALAFPPGDVQAFVHGEADFVRDLRRLLRIELCLPKERLSVSGYWRLGRDEDGWQASKAEWNQSVAAEEAAALGTGQNTDQN, encoded by the coding sequence GTGACGGAGCGGCAGGCGCGTCCGAAGAGGACCGTGCACACCGGCCGGGTCGAGCGCGTGGAGCAGCTCACCCCGCACATGATCCGGGTGTTCCTGGGCGGTGAGGGGTTGTCGGAGTTCGCCACCGGCGGCGCCACCGACAGCTACGTGAAGCTGCTGTTCCCGGCACCCGGACCGGGCGATCCCGAACCCTACGACCTCGACGTGATCCGGGCCGAGCGCCCCCGCTCGGAGTGGCCGGTCACCCGCACCTACACCGTGCGTTCCTGGGACGCCCGGACCCGGGAACTGGCCATCGACTTCGTCCACCACGGCGACGTCGGCCTGGCCGGGGTCTGGGCCGCCGGTGCCAAGCCCGGCGACCAGCTGCGCTTCCTCGGGCCCGGTGGCGGCTACGCCCCCGACCCCGAGGCCGACTGGCACCTGCTGGCCGGGGACGAGAGCGCCTTGCCCGCCATCGCCGCCAGCCTCGAGGGCCTCCCCGAGGGGCGTCCGGCGCACGTGTTCGTCGAGGTGGAGAACGCCGCCGAGGAACAGCCCCTGGCCGAGCGCGACAACATCCACGTGACCTGGCTGCACCGCGAGGGCGGCGCCCCGGGTTCACGGCTGGTACCGGCCGTGCGCGCGCTGGCGTTCCCGCCCGGTGACGTGCAGGCCTTCGTGCACGGCGAGGCCGACTTCGTGCGCGACCTGCGCCGCCTGCTGCGGATCGAGCTCTGCCTGCCCAAGGAGCGCCTGTCGGTCTCCGGTTACTGGCGCCTGGGCCGCGACGAGGACGGTTGGCAGGCCTCCAAGGCCGAGTGGAACCAGAGCGTGGCAGCTGAGGAGGCCGCCGCTCTGGGCACCGGACAGAACACCGATCAGAACTGA
- a CDS encoding dihydrolipoyl dehydrogenase family protein: MEHLDAIVIGMGPGGETVTDRLLSAGRRVAVVERELIGGECGYWACIPTKVLLRPPEVRAEAVGAAGVDDPALDWPALRAYRDQMIRHLDDAKQVEGYRERGALVLRGEARIVGRDPWRVAVGDTEHTAEHVVVATGAGVLVPPIDGLDDLGPDVLWTNREATTLTEIPESALVVGGSAVGVELGQFLARMGSRVTIVQRGPRLLDREDPRLCELIGEQFDRDGITVHLESQVTSVARQGEGVAAILSGGERVRTEVLVLATGREPRGDQLGLTELGVELDGKALPVDEHCRVAPGLWAAGDVTARAMFTHVAKYQGRVISANILGNGQVADYTAVPRVVFAYPEVAAVGLTAEQARDQGMDVATAETDLTAALARPWTMETDPSGALGLVADREHGVLVGAWAFGPLASEWIHTAALAIRTGLPIGALRDTIPQFPTFNEGYLIALEALDV, from the coding sequence ATGGAACACCTGGACGCGATCGTCATCGGGATGGGGCCGGGCGGTGAGACGGTTACCGACCGCCTGCTCTCCGCGGGTAGGCGGGTGGCGGTGGTCGAACGCGAACTCATCGGTGGGGAGTGCGGCTACTGGGCTTGCATCCCCACGAAGGTGCTGCTGCGCCCGCCCGAGGTGCGCGCCGAGGCGGTCGGCGCCGCAGGGGTGGACGACCCCGCGCTGGACTGGCCCGCCCTGCGCGCCTACCGGGATCAGATGATCCGCCACCTCGATGACGCGAAGCAGGTCGAGGGATATCGGGAACGCGGCGCTCTGGTGCTGCGGGGTGAGGCCCGGATCGTGGGTCGCGACCCCTGGCGGGTGGCGGTCGGCGACACCGAGCACACCGCCGAACACGTGGTGGTGGCCACCGGTGCCGGGGTGCTGGTGCCGCCGATCGACGGCCTGGACGATCTGGGTCCCGACGTGCTGTGGACCAACCGCGAGGCGACCACCCTCACCGAGATCCCCGAAAGCGCGCTGGTGGTCGGGGGCAGCGCGGTCGGGGTCGAGCTCGGCCAGTTCCTGGCGCGGATGGGCAGCCGGGTCACCATCGTCCAGCGCGGCCCCCGGCTGCTGGACCGCGAGGACCCCCGGCTGTGCGAGCTGATCGGCGAGCAGTTCGACCGGGACGGCATCACCGTGCACCTGGAAAGCCAGGTCACCTCGGTGGCCCGGCAGGGCGAGGGGGTCGCCGCGATCCTCTCCGGGGGTGAACGGGTCCGAACCGAGGTGCTGGTCCTGGCCACCGGCCGCGAGCCCCGGGGCGACCAGCTGGGCCTCACCGAGCTCGGAGTCGAGCTGGACGGCAAGGCGCTGCCGGTGGACGAGCACTGCCGGGTCGCCCCCGGCCTGTGGGCGGCCGGGGACGTCACCGCTCGCGCGATGTTCACGCACGTGGCCAAGTACCAGGGGCGGGTGATCAGCGCCAACATCCTCGGCAACGGCCAGGTCGCCGACTACACGGCCGTCCCGCGGGTGGTGTTCGCCTACCCGGAGGTCGCGGCGGTGGGGCTGACCGCGGAGCAGGCCCGGGACCAGGGCATGGACGTGGCCACCGCCGAGACGGACCTGACCGCGGCCCTGGCCCGGCCCTGGACCATGGAGACCGATCCGAGCGGCGCGCTGGGGCTGGTCGCCGACCGCGAGCACGGGGTGCTGGTGGGGGCCTGGGCGTTCGGTCCGCTGGCCTCGGAGTGGATCCACACCGCCGCGCTCGCGATCCGCACGGGGCTGCCGATCGGCGCCCTGCGTGACACGATCCCGCAGTTCCCGACCTTCAACGAGGGCTACCTGATCGCACTGGAGGCGCTGGACGTCTGA
- a CDS encoding trimeric intracellular cation channel family protein — MSTLDILLILDLMGIFAFALDGSLTAIRTARVDIVGVMALGTVTAIGGGIIRDVLLGETPATFQDWRYLVTALAGCTLAFFLSRQLTHLSKPILVFDAAGLSLFVVIGATKALEFGFGPLQAVILGVITGVGGGTIRDVLLNRVPTVLSANSHLYAVPAMIGAGFVVLVDLTGFGPGWIAVVGALLCFTIRILALVYRWNAPNPPGAPPL; from the coding sequence ATGTCCACGCTCGACATTCTTCTCATCCTCGACCTCATGGGGATCTTCGCGTTCGCCCTGGACGGGTCGCTGACCGCGATCCGTACCGCCCGGGTGGACATCGTGGGAGTGATGGCGCTGGGGACGGTGACCGCCATCGGCGGCGGCATCATCCGCGACGTCCTCCTCGGCGAGACCCCGGCGACCTTCCAGGACTGGCGGTACCTGGTGACCGCGCTGGCCGGGTGCACGCTGGCGTTCTTCCTCAGCCGCCAGCTCACCCACCTGAGCAAACCCATCCTGGTGTTCGATGCCGCCGGGCTGAGCCTGTTCGTGGTGATCGGTGCGACCAAGGCGCTGGAGTTCGGATTCGGGCCACTCCAGGCGGTGATCCTGGGCGTCATCACCGGGGTGGGCGGCGGCACCATCCGGGACGTGCTGCTGAACCGGGTGCCGACGGTGCTCAGCGCCAACTCCCACCTGTACGCCGTTCCGGCGATGATCGGGGCGGGGTTCGTGGTGCTCGTGGACCTGACCGGCTTCGGCCCGGGCTGGATCGCGGTGGTCGGCGCGCTGCTGTGCTTCACCATCCGAATCCTGGCCCTGGTCTACCGCTGGAACGCTCCGAACCCGCCCGGCGCCCCGCCGCTGTAG